CCTGCGATCATGGGGCGGGTGTGTTACCACCCTTGTGAAGGTGCGTGCAATCGCGGGCAACTGGACGAGGCGGTCGGTATCAATGCAGTGGAACGTTTCCTCGGCGATGAAGCCTTGAAACAAGGTTGGGCATTCGCCAAGCCTGTTGTGGAAAGCGGCAAGCGCGTGCTGGTGGTCGGTTCAGGGCCTGCGGGTTTGTCCGCTGCCTACCATTTGCGCCGCATGGGGCATGGCGTGACCATTGTCGAGGCGGAAACGGCGGCGGGCGGCATGATGCGTTACGGCATCCCGCGCTACCGTTTGCCACGTCAGGTGCTGGATGCCGAAGTGCAGCGCATTGTGGACATGGGGGTGGAATTGCGCCTTGATACCCGCGTGGATGACGTGCTGGCAATGCAGGCGACGGAAGGTTTCGATGCGGTATTCCTCGGCATTGGCGCGGGGATTGCCAAGCGTGCCTACATTCCGGCAGGTGATGCCAGCCACATTACTGATGCGGTCAGCGTGCTACACGAAGTCGAAGACAGCCAGCCTTTGCTGGGGCGCAAGGTGGTGATATACGGCGGCGGCAATACCGCCATCGACGTGGCGCGTACCGCCAAACGGCTGGGGGCGGAAGAGTCCATCATCATCTACCGCCGCACCCGCGACAAAATGCCCGCCCACGATTTCGAGGTGAAAGAAGCACTGGAAGAAGGCGTGAAGCTGAAGTGGCTTTCCACCATCACCGAAGCGGGAGAAGGCAGCATCACGATTGAGAAAATGGCGCTGGACGCGAAAGGTTTCCCGCAACCGACCGGCGAATTCGAGACCTTGCCTGCCGATTCGGTGGTGCTGGCGCTGGGGCAGAACGTGGAACAGACGCTGCTGGAACACATCCCCAGTCTGGCAATGAAGTGGGACAGCGTGCAGACCGACGCGGTAATGATGACCAGCCATGACGGTGTGTTTGCCGGGGGCGACATGGTGGAGGGCAGTGAGCGCACCGTGACTGTGGCGGTCGGGCATGGCAAGAAGGCGGCGTGGGCGATTGATGCGTGGTTGCGTGGCGAATGTTACCAGCCTGCGCCCAAGCATGAGCCTGCCACTTTCGAGCGCCTCAACACCTGGTATTACGCCGATGCGGAAAAGACAGTGCGTCCGGTGCTGGACATTATCCGCCGCCAGTCCACCTTTGACGAAGTGGTCGGCGGGCTGGATGAAAGCAATGCCCTGTTTGAGGCGCGGCGCTGTTTGTCGTGCGGCAATTGCTTCGAGTGCGACAACTGCTACGGCGTCTGCCCGGATAGCGCGGTGATCAAGTTGGGGGCGGGCAAGCGATTTGCGTTCAACTACGACTACTGCAAAGGCTGCGGGCTGTGCGCGGAGGAATGTCCGTGCGGGGCGATTGTGGTGGTGTTAGAGGACAAGTGAACAGCAAGGCACGGCTTTAACCCTTGTGTTTAGCCGTGTGGTACAAAAACGCGGGGCAGTCGGTTACTATCGGTATCCAAACATTATCAAGAGCGCACACACATGGACATGATGGAATCCCTCAATGTACTCGGTACCGAGCTTGAAGAATGCGGGGTCAAACCCGTGACTGGCTTTTTCCGTGACGGCTCCTGCAATACCAACAAACAAGACGTCGGCTCACACACGGTATGCGCAGTCATGACGCAGGATTTCTTGGAATACAGCCGTGACCGAGGCAACGATTTAATCACCCCAATGCCCGAATACGGTTTTGCTGGTTTAAAACCCGGCGATCGCTGGTGTTTGTGCGCCGGGCGTTGGTTAGAAGCCTTCAAAGCCGGAAAAGCCCCACGGGTCGTGGTACGTGCCACGCATCAGGCTTGCTTGCGGTTGGTGTCATTGGATGACTTGAAAGCTCATGCCATCGACTTATCGTGAACCCGACGGGGTGGAGGTGCACATCCCGATTACGCTGCTCACGGGTTTTTTGGGCAGCGGCAAAACCACGGTACTCAATAACCTGTTGAAACCGTCGTTTTGGGAGCGTTTGTTACGCGCACCACCGCTTACTGCGGTAATCATGAACGAATTCGGCAGCATCGGGCTGGATCACCAACTCGTCGATAACACCCAAGGTACGATGGCGCTGCTGTCCGGCGGGTGCGTTTGCTGCGAAATCCAAGGTTCACTCGTCCCCACCCTGAAAAACCTGTGGATGGGGCGACGCGACGGCAAAATTCCCCCCTATGAACGCATAATTATCGAAACCACCGGTATCGCCGACCCCACACCGATCCTCGAAACCCTGCTGCGTTCCGACTGGGTAGCCAAACGCCATTATTTGGATGGCGTTGTGACCACGGTGGATGCGGTATTCGGCAACGGACAGCTCGACCAACATTTTGAAGCCGTGCGTCAAGTCGCGGGTGCAGACCGCTTGCTGCTCACCAAAACCGACCTTACCGACGCTGCCGCCATCCAACAGCTTGAAGCACGGCTGGCAACGCTCAACCCTGCGGCTCCTATTGTCCACGTCCAACACGGCAATGTTGACCCCGACCACGTGTTCAAACTCCGCGCCTACCACCAATCCGAACCCGTCAAAGCCAAGCAATGGCTTGCGGCAGAAAACTTCCGCGTCGTGACCGCAAGTTTGCCACTCAAACAACCCGGCATCCTCAACCCCAACGTCCCCACGCACGGTGGCACGGACGGGCGCATCCGCAGCTTTTCCCTGCAATTCGACCAGCCTTTGCCGTGGGCAGGGGTCTCCGAAGCACTCGACACGCTGGTGGAATTTTGCAGCGCCCGCCTGTTACGCATGAAAGCCATCGTCAACGTGCAAGAATACCCCGGTCGCCCCATTGTGCTACACGCGGTGCAACACCTGTTTTACCCCTCGGTGGAACTCCCCGCATGGCCTGACGCTGACCAGCGCAGCCGCTTTGTGTTCATCACCGCCGACCTCGACGAAGCTTTTGTCAGCAATTTATTGGCTTCATTTACCCAAACTGTGAAGACTGCAACGCCTACTGGAAAATAATGAACGTGATCGAACTGCAAAACCTGCATTACCGCTGGCAAGGGCAAAGCCGCGACACGCTGGCAATTGCCGCATTGCACGTCGCCCAAGGCGAACACCTGTTTATTCGCGGCGCCAGCGGCAGCGGCAAAACCACCTTTCTCAATTTGCTGGCAGGCATTTTGCGCCCTGCCAGCGGCAGTTTGACCGTTCTGGGTCAAGCTTTGCACAGCATGAACAATTCTGCCCGCGACCGTTTCCGTGCGGATCACATGGGCGTGATCTTCCAGCAGTTCAACCTGTTGCCGTATCTGTCGGTGCGCGAAAATGTGCAGTTACCTTGCCATTTTTCCACGCGCCGCAAGCAGCAAGCAGGGGATATGCAAGCCACCACCAACCGCTTGCTGGAACATCTGGGGCTGGATCGCAACTTGTGGGAACGCCCCGTCACCGACCTGAGCGTGGGGCAACAACAGCGCGTCGCCGTCGCCCGCGCCCTGATCGGCAGCCCCGAATTGATCATTGCGGATGAACCGACCTCGGCGCTGGATACCGATACCCGTGATGGCTTTCTAAACTTGTTA
The DNA window shown above is from Candidatus Thiothrix sulfatifontis and carries:
- a CDS encoding NAD(P)-binding protein; the encoded protein is MSIEKPFAITLDKNTSLANHTGSWRSKRPVYVDRLPPCNATCPAGENIQNWLFHAESGNYEAAWRSLTENNPLPAIMGRVCYHPCEGACNRGQLDEAVGINAVERFLGDEALKQGWAFAKPVVESGKRVLVVGSGPAGLSAAYHLRRMGHGVTIVEAETAAGGMMRYGIPRYRLPRQVLDAEVQRIVDMGVELRLDTRVDDVLAMQATEGFDAVFLGIGAGIAKRAYIPAGDASHITDAVSVLHEVEDSQPLLGRKVVIYGGGNTAIDVARTAKRLGAEESIIIYRRTRDKMPAHDFEVKEALEEGVKLKWLSTITEAGEGSITIEKMALDAKGFPQPTGEFETLPADSVVLALGQNVEQTLLEHIPSLAMKWDSVQTDAVMMTSHDGVFAGGDMVEGSERTVTVAVGHGKKAAWAIDAWLRGECYQPAPKHEPATFERLNTWYYADAEKTVRPVLDIIRRQSTFDEVVGGLDESNALFEARRCLSCGNCFECDNCYGVCPDSAVIKLGAGKRFAFNYDYCKGCGLCAEECPCGAIVVVLEDK
- a CDS encoding DUF2237 domain-containing protein, producing MMESLNVLGTELEECGVKPVTGFFRDGSCNTNKQDVGSHTVCAVMTQDFLEYSRDRGNDLITPMPEYGFAGLKPGDRWCLCAGRWLEAFKAGKAPRVVVRATHQACLRLVSLDDLKAHAIDLS
- a CDS encoding GTP-binding protein, which translates into the protein MPSTYREPDGVEVHIPITLLTGFLGSGKTTVLNNLLKPSFWERLLRAPPLTAVIMNEFGSIGLDHQLVDNTQGTMALLSGGCVCCEIQGSLVPTLKNLWMGRRDGKIPPYERIIIETTGIADPTPILETLLRSDWVAKRHYLDGVVTTVDAVFGNGQLDQHFEAVRQVAGADRLLLTKTDLTDAAAIQQLEARLATLNPAAPIVHVQHGNVDPDHVFKLRAYHQSEPVKAKQWLAAENFRVVTASLPLKQPGILNPNVPTHGGTDGRIRSFSLQFDQPLPWAGVSEALDTLVEFCSARLLRMKAIVNVQEYPGRPIVLHAVQHLFYPSVELPAWPDADQRSRFVFITADLDEAFVSNLLASFTQTVKTATPTGK
- a CDS encoding ABC transporter ATP-binding protein is translated as MNVIELQNLHYRWQGQSRDTLAIAALHVAQGEHLFIRGASGSGKTTFLNLLAGILRPASGSLTVLGQALHSMNNSARDRFRADHMGVIFQQFNLLPYLSVRENVQLPCHFSTRRKQQAGDMQATTNRLLEHLGLDRNLWERPVTDLSVGQQQRVAVARALIGSPELIIADEPTSALDTDTRDGFLNLLFKEAAAQHSTIVFVSHDPHIASHFSRVVDLSDVNQPNKDRTNPSPTPTPTPTPTPTPTPTPTPTPTPTPTPTPTPTPTPTPTPTPTPTPTPTPTPTPTPTPTPTPTPTPTPMIQAEQRLDHAKLRALQPPLPITSETLNRVMGAWYRKDQPRKQRATLDPPSTGSTPITNTR